A window of Bacteroides sp. contains these coding sequences:
- a CDS encoding RNA-binding protein, protein MNIFCAKLNYDTQEEDLRSAFEAYGEVSSVKIIMDKFSG, encoded by the coding sequence ATGAACATTTTTTGTGCAAAATTGAATTATGACACACAGGAAGAGGATCTCAGATCCGCTTTCGAAGCGTATGGAGAAGTCAGCTCTGTAAAGATTATTATGGACAAATTCTCTGG